The Triticum urartu cultivar G1812 chromosome 5, Tu2.1, whole genome shotgun sequence genome contains the following window.
AATTATTTGGTTTTTAGCTGGTTTTGAGCTATGTACAGACTTCCCCCTTCTTTAATTCAAAGCAGGGCTCCTGATGTTCCCGTAGAGAAACAGGCAGGGAAAGAGGTAACTATCTTTGGGGGGACTAAGGGTGAAAATTTGTTTATGTGATAAAGTGAGCATATCATATAAGTTAGGGTCAGAACGTAACCTTTTCCATTCAATTATAGTTGCTAGCTTTCTAATTTCAGCCCCTTGATCATAATGTGCTCTCCTCAGAATAAGCTCTAATACCATGTAGGAACAGCAAATCTGCAGTAACTAGTAAGCGGTAATAAAGTGTCACTATCTCTAAACCTTAGCAATGCACAACTAGAGAACTAATACCAATAACCTGAGCGAAAACAGACAATAGCTAAGTTGTGTTGGAGATGGCCGTCAGTTAAGTAGCAACCTCAGTTCCACGCACTAATTAAAATGATTCATACTCTATATTAATATTCACTTAGTTTGCATCTTAGGATAGATATCGTCTTGCAACAGACAACTTATCTGCCATTTAAACTTGTGTGTCAAAGGGCAGAAACACAAATTGATTTACCGTGTTGCCCTTTCTTTGGGGCTGTTCTAATTCTTCAGGTTTAGTACAAAATGTGATTTATTTCAACAAGCAAAAATAAAATGCTACAAAGTCAATCCAGTTCAACATTATTTAGAACTGTCGAACACCTTGAGGAACTGACACTAAAAAATGTACTAAATGAAGCATTGACACTGAGATAAGAAATATACCCCAAAACTGCCAGGACCGTCAGCCGGACGGGGTGAAGGCGCATCCAATACCCGGCCGGAATCGCTCCGCGCAGCTCGAGCACCGGCAATGTGGCCAGCGTGAACACGACGGCGTCGTCGGGCCAGCCGACGCTCCGCAGCGACGCCGCGACCCGCAGCCCGAACCCGGAGGCCTTGATGGAGTCCTCGGCCGCCGCGAGTGCCGCGCCGCGGCAGCCGAGCAGGGCGGCGGACCCCAGGAGCGCGCCCAGCGCCAGCCGCCCCGCAAGCGCGCCCCAATCGCGCTCCGCCGTCTCGTCAGCCCCGCCTcgcgccggcgccgccgcgcgcGCGGCTCTGGCGACGGGGGCGAGAGCCTTGCGGGGAGTCGGGGAGATTCCGGGAGGAGCGGAGGCTGGAGCCCTGAGGCAGCGGAGAGCGGGCGGCGGGGCCGCGAGGAGAGGCCTCCGTCTCCAGGATGCCGGCGGGAGAGGCGAGGGCGCGGCGGCGAGAAGTGCGGCCGCCATGGCTGTCCGGGTGGAGGAGAGAGGCTGCTCTTTTAGGCTTGCCGTGGCGGCCGTGGTGGTCCGCGGGGTTTGGATCGGCACGGACGGTGGTTACGAGGAGGGGCGGGGTCGTCGGAGGAGCGCCCGAGGCCGCTGCGGCGCCATACCACAGGACGCGACGAGAGGAGAGCCGGGTGGGAGTGGGAACTGGGAAGTGGGTCGCGAGCGGAAGCCGAGGATTGTTTTAACGCAAAATATattaaaaagaaaaaaatctctTGTAAATAAACCTGCCGCTGGATTGAAGCCACGCGTGCGTCCGGGATTGCGTTGACCGGTTCGTCCTTCTGGATCCTCGCGCCTTTTACTTCTCCCGCACAAACTGCTTCGCTCCTCACGGTTCCATTGCCAAGGCTTCGGGTCCTCGCCCGCCGCTCCGGAGATGCTGCTCCCGCTGGTCGGAAGGTTGGTCAAGTTTGTTCTTGGGGTGTCGTTTCGGTGGTGAGGACATTGTTGCGGCTTTGGAATAAAGTGCCTCTGCTCTTCTTCCACATCGGCGACGCACTGTTGACGAGGCATACGGCCAGGAGGAACCACATGGTGAGCTTACATTGAAATTGGAGACTGACACTAGTCAAGGAAGGAAAGCATGAGTGGAAGCTCACAACTGAAACCAGGTGGGAGAAGCTGAAAGCTCAAAGGTGTCGCCACTCGCGATAAAATCTTCAATCTCAAAGGTGATATTGTACCGATGGTAATGACCTCCTAGATTATTTTTCCAAGAAGAAGCGCTTCCTTTCCGATTTCCATTAACAGAAGCCATAATGTCTTCCCTAAAACAAGCTACCACCATCAAGACGAAAGAAATAAACGAATGCATGATTTGAATATGGACCCAGTCAAGCTATCCCCAACTATCCATCCAAACCACGAAATCGGCTAAACAGCAAGCCTGTCGATGACCTAAGAGAGAGCTAataattttttttttgaaagcaaaCATCATTCTAATCCTGGGACAACCACACTCCCGTGGTAGAGCTTGTGGGTCTCCGGGATGATTTTTTGATTTTTATGCAACCAGCTGACATCAACCACAAGCTCTACCACGGATAGTTTTTTTTTGCAGAGCAAAATACTGGAAGAAATCAAACAAAGCTCCACGAGGGGAAAAGGTTCTCCTTTCACCCAGCAGCATCTCTTCTCTATCTCTACTACTAATAAACAATCAAGCATAAGCTTCTTTAAACGCACCTCATAAATATACATAAACACATTACCACCGCAGGATTCGGGTCATTAAACTTAATCCAACCGCTAGCCTTGATCTAATCCGTTTACTatgtgcatttagcaatttacCTTGACTGACCGTACTTCACCCCGCGTCCGCAACCTCTCTTCCGTGATTAGCGCTCACCTCTCCACTCAATCCACCGCGTAACAAACTTCACGCCTGAGTCCTCCACCCCTACAATCACGCACGTTAGGCAACAAACAAGGAAAAGAAACTAGCGGCCATCAAGCAAGGAAACAACCCAGAGGATGAGGAGTCTTCATTCTCGACCGCCCCTGAGATGAATTTCTTCAGGAGGGCCGTCGGGGGGCGGGAGTGGAGACACGGTGTTGGTGATGAACCGGAGCGCATGGAGCTCGGCCTGCGACGGCGTGGCCCTTGTCAACCAGCGAAGACGGTGTTAGTGTTATTCATAAACGTCCGAGCGGCGACGGCGGGCGACTAATGGTTGTTGACGATGGCAGGCGACGGCGGCGTGCTCCGTCCTGCGGGGCCGGGCGGCGCGTGTGGCATCGCGGGGAGGCAGGCCTTTTATGAGGGTGGTTGAGGCGGTTCACGGTGGAACTCGGGCTCCGCGGACTGCGGGCATGGCATGGCCATGAAGGCAACGGGTCCTGGGCATGCCTCGCGCGACGCAACGGGCAGCGGGTGGGATGCTGGGGCGATGGCGGGAACGCGTATATGTATGGCCAGGAGGCCGGGCTTGGCGCATCACCTGCGCAGGCGCATGGCAGCGGTAACTGACAGCGCGCTCAACCAGAGACCGGCGGCGGACATCGGTGCCGGCGACAGCGGCCAACACGCGAACCAGCGCGTCGTGGCGACACGCGCGGCCAACATGGCCAGGGTGCCTTGCGGAGCAGCAGCTGCCCGACGAGTGGTGGCGGTGTGCGGGCGGTGGCCAGCGCGCACGGGCGGCAAACTTGGCGACAGCATGTGTGTCGTGCGCAGGCCAGCTCAGCGTGAAGCACACGAACACAGGTGCGCATCCGACTGCTGCTACTTCACTACTGTATTTTGTAGTTGTTGCTACGTCATGAGCGCGGTGCTGAGGAACGAAGTCAGCCTGACTGCGGAGCAGTGCTGTCGAGAAGTCAATGGTGAAGTGCATTTTAGGTACAAACGTCAGGTTTCAGTTGCACAACTATAGAGTGGAGTATTGCTAATGGTGAAGTGCATTTGTATTATCTGCATTTTTATTTGAAGGCAATACTTTGTAAATGCTTTCACTGCCCGTGTACATATTTTCAACTTTGTCTAATAAAACCAAGGTTCAGATTATATTTGGGCAGCCAAAACTGAGATTTATAGAGTACCTTGCTCATGAGGCCAACTACGTCATGCTCTCCAACGTATTCACATTGACGCAGAGATGGAAGGAGAAGTCAGGGTTGCTCTGCAGCTAGCATCGGGTGTGAAATCAGATGATATAGAAAATGTGATTTTTTGGCTGCATGCAACTTGTTTTCTTATTTTTCACCTAATTTCCAGTCTTCTTTTTAGTTGCAAGATATGGCATTTTCTTTCTCACCCCTTCCCGTATGAACATATTTGAAAAGAAGCGGTGCTCTGAGTTGTTGATACGGTATTGTCATTACTGTATAATAACAAGATACGGTATGTTCTCATTTACTGGTATTTGTTCTTCCATACTAACATAGTTGTTGTCCACTATAATTCTTTGTGTTATGTAATTTAAAGTCCTGCCGTGGAATATGAGGTTTGAGTACCATAGCTGTTGAACTGAAGTTAATCCAGCTACAGATAATGAAGTATTGAATAAATTATCATACACCAGGGCCCCATGAGTGAATAACAGAACAATACATTTGACAAAATGAAAATGTTTAGTTTCAATACCAAGCAGGAAAATAGCTAGGCTCCTGCTATGAAATGAAAATGCTCTATGGTTTCCACATTTTCATTTTTATATGTGAATCTTAGGAAGTTTTCATCTTATAGCATGATGTACATCCATGTAATGCATCTGCACTATCTCCCACTGAACTGGTACCTCCACAATGACACCATAGTACAAGttacctactccctccgttccgaattactcgTCGTAGgtatggatgtatatagatgtaCTTATGAACAACCATGTCATGGGTTCATCTCCCATGTCGATTTGCTTTCCTTGATGGTTGCATGTTAGAACTCAATGTTGCAAAAGAAGTTTTTCCCTAACAAAATATATATTTTGTTTATGTGAAAAAACACCTTGCTGTAAAGAGAAAGTGGAGAAGTGATAACTGCCCTTGCCTGAAGGTGCTTTGTCTCAACCTGGCTAATGCATGCAAATGGTTGATTTTCTCTTGCAGTAACATTGTAAAATATATAATTACTATTTTTCTTGTATATAAGGATCGAGCATGGAGGTTTCATTTCGACATATGAGTGTTTATGACATTCCAACTTTTGACATCACTATATTTTTATAAGTCCAACACCTGATGAAGATCTTCTTTTGACAGTTTTTGACATCACCAACTTTTGACAGGTTTTATAACCAACTTTTGACATCACTATATATTATTTTACCATTGTATAGCTTGTGCACATTCGAATCGGCACATCTTGAAAATGGGTAAATATGAACCCGCTTTTCAAAAATGTACTTTAAACACATTTTGTAATGTCAAAAAATTTAAAACAAAATTGTGTGCATACATGTTCGCAAAAATATGTCCGCGGGACAAAGTTTTATAAAAAAAGACTTTTATTTTATCccagcaaaaaagacaaattttagTGCTTCTAAATAGCGTTTTGCGACACAATgttttgtcttttttgcacaaGCCACAAAAAATTGTCTTCCCGTCAAACTTGCTGCACACACATAGAATATGAAGATGTCCACACGCACCTTTTTCTGAATATTTTGACATTTTAAAATGTGTTTTTCAAAAAGGGTTCATATGTATCCGGGTTCATCCATGCACTTCCCATGCATATTCGTTCATATTTCGTTATATCCTGCACAACATTGCAAAATCAATCTAAAAAGATGAGTTAAGAAGATGCATCTAGGTATGGACCAGTTAACAACTGTGTTTATTTAAATAATTGTTTCATGACTAAGATGTACAAGAAAGTTTACTTTTACGCTCATTCGTGCACTGCACGTGCACGCTTACTAGTGACCTCCTAGATGGTATACCCATCCAAAAGATGCTTATCTATTGACTGTGGGACAAGCAATTAACATGTTATGGATGCATATATAGCTATTCTGCAACCAGttgtagaaaattttattatgcCCTCGTGTGTTCTCACGCGGGATCCAACTACTTCACGAATCGCTACACAATCGGACGGGCGGCCAGGGCTGGACGGGTGCGTGCTTCCGCACCCGCGTGCCATGCAAATTTTCGTGTATATTGGCTAAATGTACTCCTTCCGGGtgtttttagtctgcatataactTTTGTCCAAAGTCAAAGTATCGGCAATAGAGCGTCACGGGTCTAGGACAATTTGCTGATTAGTGGGGGAAGGGACGctacaaaaaaacaaaaacaaagagcAGGAAGTGTACGTGCACTAGATACCCTTCAAAATCATATAACCAACGAGATAGAATATGTACTGCATCATATAGGTAGGATAAATAAGGCAAAAAAATAAATACATCCATATCCAATAGAAACCTAAGCAAAGGCAATCATGCTGCATTGCTGCGTAATACAGTATGTAAGCGGGGTGCAAGCCTTTTTGGTAATACAGTGTATAAGTAAGTGCATACTAAGAGAGCTTAATTACCTGATGGCCTTTCAAGGTAGTGGTAGTATTTGGAGAAGACGGTTGGAAGCAGGGGCATATTGAAAAACTCGCATTTGTGGTCTTTCACATCCACAGACCGCCGATTGATATATGGAGTACATGACCGCAGAGATGCATGGTTCATGTCAACCATGATCATGGAGGCCTCGCCATGAAATGCCTGCTTCCTTAACAGGCAGCACAGAGCGTCCGCGTCATGGGCGCTGAGGATTGGGTACTCGGGAAGATACCGAGGTATACCAGGATTACTCACCCAAAGACGATCCAGGTCGATCACACGATGTGGCTCCCACTTGAACCCGGAGGAGTCACCAATACCACCATCCATCATGTTCAAGGTCCAAATGGTGATTTTTTGGCGAGGCTGCTGCCCTCGTTGCCAGCCGATGTGCAGGTCATTGTCGATGTGGACGAGGCGCATCTTGCCTTGGCTGATGGACACGCTTCGGTGTCTCTCCCCGAAGCACTTATCCGCCCGTACCTCCGGGCTGTACTCCTCTTCTCCGGGGAAAGGCACGAAGTGGAGCGCCGGGGTCGGGCGCGTGCCGGAGAAGTCGGCCAGCACGACGCCGCTGAAGTAGTCAACCCAGCACAGGAAACGGCCCTCTGAAGCGAGCACATGGTTGGTTGCCCGGAGCGTGGGGAGCCGGCCGCCGTTGCTCTGGTCCTGCGGCCGCGGGGCATCCTTGAGGAAGACCCTCCACTTTCGTGACTTGGAGTTGAAGGCGCAGAGCTCGGCACGCATGGAATAACTGCCGGTGTCCTCTTTTTCCCTGTAGAGGATGAGGTCCGCAACGATGTAGTGGTCGTCATGCCGCCGCAGGATGCCTGTGGTGAAGTTACTCATCAGGACCCGCCGCCTCCTGTCCTTGGTGTACAGAGGGAGCTGCTGCACCGACGGGGAAGGACCGGCGGCCGTGTAGACGAACAGATCCGGCGGGACGATGCGGTGCCGAGTCCGGCTCGGGATGGAGACGTGGAAGAGGACGAGGTCCTTGTCGATTGCCCGGACGTAGTGTTAGGACCCAGACAGTAATTTGGGATCTATCTATGAAATTGTAAAGGAAAATTGGACGGATCTCGTGTGAGTAAGAGGAACGCTAGGGTTCCAGTGTATTAGCCATGACGGCGATAGAAGAATTCATTAGAAAATGCATATTCCATCCAGCCACAACCCGGCTAGTTATAGGGAAGGGTTTTAACCCGAACGGAAAGAACAGTAACTCTCTGTTACTACTGTTACAACGGTAATAACGCTCAACGGTCTAGATGATCCTATCGTCACGGATTTGATCCTAGCCGTTGGATAACTGAATCGTCCTGGTGACTTACTGAACTATGACGGGTACATATCAGGGCCTGACATTGCTCCCTCCTTGAGACACAACGTGTCCTCACGTTGTTCGCTCTGCAGCACGCCAAGCTTGAGTGGTCTCCTTGGAGAACTCCAGAAATGCATATTTGATGAAATCTGCATCTTCCCATGTTGCTTCTGCTGAATATAAGTTTTGCCACTGAATTAACCATTGAACCACTGGAATGTTGTGTCCAGGCACTTGCCTAACTTGCAAAACTTCAGCTGGCCCAATTTTTATAGTGCCATCTTCATTGACCATTGGGAGATAAGGGCTGGGAATTGATTTTGGTCCAATATGCTTCTTGAGTTGGCTCACATGGAAAACTGGATGTATTTTTACTTCCTCAGAAAATTGCAACTTGTAAGCATATTTGCCAATTTTCTGACTGATCATGAACGGCCCATAGAACTTGTTTTGTAGTTTGAGAGCTCCTCTGAACCCAAATGCAGCTAACATATATGGTGCCATTTTTAGATAGACCAGGTCTCCCACTTCAAATGTTCTTTCCACTCTTTTCATATCAGCATAGTGCTTCATTCTATGTTGCGCATTGTGCAAGTTTTCCTTGATTTCTTCCAACATGTGTTGCTTAGAGGAGAGGAATTCTTGAGCTTCTGTGTCCTCTCACTAGTAGAAAgcggagctttaaaaccggttcgtaagggcctttagtgccggttctgtaaccggcactaaagtgtgggcactaaaggcccccccccctttagtaccggttcggcacgaaccgccactaaatgcccaccacgtggcgtgagctcgcgccgtggtgttaccaaccggtactaaaggttttttttgattttttttgaaacttttGGGATTTTTTTTGATTTTCAATTTCCTGAattgaattatttgatgatttagtctctaatcacccctcttaactgctcaagtatggatcactcattccaaatcgtctaacttcccgatcggtcacccatcctctcactcccccagcctgagcacgcttaacttcggagttctattccccctactttccaagtctgcacttgttgttttcctgacaaatgtaagctgtcaaccctatcaaccctcagcagtttagcttgagcattaggtcactcgtttcaccatttgagtttgaaactattattctaaaaaacagtaattattcagtaacactaatatttcttgaataagtttgaccatagtttgaccacagtttgaccagatttgaccaaaattcaaaaaatgaaataattatttagtaacactaatattc
Protein-coding sequences here:
- the LOC125511013 gene encoding uncharacterized protein LOC125511013; this translates as MAAALLAAAPSPLPPASWRRRPLLAAPPPALRCLRAPASAPPGISPTPRKALAPVARAARAAAPARGGADETAERDWGALAGRLALGALLGSAALLGCRGAALAAAEDSIKASGFGLRVAASLRSVGWPDDAVVFTLATLPVLELRGAIPAGYWMRLHPVRLTVLAVLGNMVPVPFIILYLKKLATFLSQRSAWATRIMDLLFKRARRKAAPVEEFQWLGLMLFVAVPFPGTGAWTGAIIASVLGMPFWSGLSANFVGVVLAGLLVNLLMNLGLKYAIGTGVLLFIVSTVMWSALRGVKKSLNTK